The following DNA comes from Anopheles coustani chromosome 2, idAnoCousDA_361_x.2, whole genome shotgun sequence.
TCTTCGGCAGCACATGCACACCGATTTCGTACTTCTCCCGGTTTGTCCACAGTTCAATCTGCGCCAGCACCTGGTTGGTGAACGAGTTCGACATGACGAAGCTTGGGTGGCCCATGGCACAACCGAGGTTCACCAAACGGCCCTCCGCCAGCAGGATCACGTGATTCCCGCTCGGCAGTAGGTACCGATCAACCTGCGGTTTAATGTTAACCTTCTCCTTTGCGTTCTGCTCGAGCCAGGCTACGTTCACTTCACAATCAAAGTGACCAATGTTGCACACAATCGAATCGTCCTTCATGTTGAGGAAGTGTTCGCCCATGATGATGTCTGTGCAGCCGGTCGTGGTGACAAAGATCTGTGCCTCCTTACTGGCCTCCTCCATCGTCGTCACCTCGAATCCTTCCATGGCCGCTTGCAATGCATTGATGGGATCAATCTCTGTCACAAGCACGCGACCTCCGGAACCACGGAGCGCTTGGGCGCAACCTTTGCCCACATCTCCGTATCCGGCGACCACACACACCTTGCCCGCAATCATAACATCCGTCGCGCGCTTAATACCGTCCAGCAGCGACTCCCGGCAGCCGTACAGATTGTCGAACTTGCTCTTCGTAACCGAATCGTTCACGTTGATCGCCGGCATACCGAGGCGACCCTCGCGGAACATTTTGTACAGATTGTGCACACCGGTGGTCGTCTCCTCGCTCAATCCGCGGATTTCTTTCAGCAGCTCCGGATGCTCTGCGTGCACCAGGTTGGTCAAATCGCCACCATCGTCAAGAATCATGTTCAACGGCTTGCCATCCGGGAAGATGAGCGTCTGTCGAATGCACCACATGTACTCCTCGTCCGTCTCACCCTTCCAGGCGTACACCGGAACACCCGCCTTTGCCATGGCCGCAGCGGCGTGATCCTGGGTGCTGAATATGTTGCAACTGCTCCACTGCACCTCCGCGCCTAGCTCCAGCAGTGTTTCGATCAGCACCGCCGTCTGGATGGTCATGTGAAGACATCCGGCAATCCGGGCACCCTTGAGGATCTTGAGCGGACCGTACTTCGTGCGGCACGCCATCAGACCGGGCATTTCGTTCTCAGCGAGAATgatttccttacgtccgaatTCGGCCAGCGAAATGTCGGCTACTTTATACTGTGGTTTGGACATTTTTTCACACGAACTGTTCTTAGCTTAGCGCACGAAATTAGAATTGAGCCGATTTGTGCAACACTCGTCTGATACCGCGTGAACCGAAAAGAAACTGTGAAACCGGCGTGCTAAATTTGGCGTTTATAACCTAACCGCATGGAAAGGTAGTGCGAGATAGATTTTGGCTTTTTAGCTTCTGGAAATGGTTCGAAGAAGGCAATTCAAACCTTAAAAAAGGAGATTAATTTACAGAAATCCGCAAATTTATCAGAACACAAGAAAATTACCTATTTTACCAATTTATGAAAACCATGCAGCAAATAGTTGCTCGAAACAACTGTCAATTTGCTATAAAAACGTAGCTAAGCTGTCTAAATCTTGCCGCCTTGCCGATGTTTACCTCGATAGCTGCCATCATCAGGTAAACAAACGCCATGCGGTACTAACAGCAAAGAGTGTGATCGTTTACTCTTCACGCCGCAGTATTAAAATGGATTTCTTCGTGGTCGATACCGTTGGTGACACCGCTAACAGCGGTCATTTTAATATCCCAAAGTTGCCAAAGCTTCCCAAACCTTATGTGAGTGTTTTCGATGGAACCGTTCCCGCAACCGCTGTAGAAGAGGTGAAGAAGGAAGAGCTAAGCGATGgtaatgacgacgatgacgacgatgacgacttTGGAGGTACGCTACCATCTTTTCCCAAGATTTACAAAATGAAATCCTCAACGaagcttttttgtttgcaggATTACCTCCTCCCGGTGAAAGCATTGCGAAAATACTGAGCACTCCCGTAGACGATATGTCTTCAATTGTGGATTACAAAAAACACGCACTAAATGTGCGTACTTTCCGTGCAGACAAACGAGCGAGCAAATCGACAGGCCGTTCTACCCACCAGGGAATAACACAGAAGAACGAACTCAATCAAACGGATGTCAATGCCGAAATGAAAAACGCCGTATTAACTGCTAGCATTGAGAAGAAAGATAGCATTGCACGGTTGGGGATGAGCGAAGCAGCTCGGCAGAAATTAAATCGGGTAAGAAAAATCGTATTTCGCTATGGAAAGGGATTTGCTTTATGATTTCCTTACTGATGATATATTCGACAGCTGAAATGGTTGCTTAGATACTCTATTACATTGTCCAGACTCAACCCGTGCTCACAATACAGCCCTCCCACTGTAATCTTAACGGAATGATACACTTTTCTGAAGCTATGCATTCTGTCGTAAGGCCGGTGGGATAATGAAGCTGGTTCGAGCATCGATTCGGTTCGCTTTCGCTAGTGAAACGATGTTGATGATCGATCCTTGAGGATCGGGCACTTTATGTTGTTTAGAAGCGGTTAACAATGTGCTGGCTGCTATGATCCCACAGAACTAACTTTCCAAGGGTTTTCAACGAGCACGGGTCTTGATAAGTTTTCAGAGATCTCTGAACCGATTGATGTCCTCTTTAGTAATCTGATTTACCTAATTAGGGAACCTCATCGCCGTCGGTAGCAAAAAGGTACACTAACATGTAGTCTTATTTTCTAGGCGGAACGCCAAAAGACCAAGGGCAGAGAATGGTTCAACATGGCTGCTCCAGAGGTGACGCCAGAGATGAAGAATGAACTCGATCTGATACGGATGCGCTCCGTGTTGGACCCGAAAAAGGTATACGGTCGGGTGGAGAAACGAAGCACTCCAAAATACTTCGAGATCGGTACGGTGCTCGAATCGCCGTTGGACCACTTTAACGAGCGCGGAACTAAGAAGGCCAACAAGCAGTCGCTCGTGGACGAACTGATGGCCGATGCGGAGTTCCAGAAGTTTAACAAACGCAAGTACGCGGAAGCGttggaaaagagaaagaagaaagcCTACCACAAGGCAGTGTTGAAGATGAAGAAGGATAAGAAAAAGAGGAAATAAATAGAAAgcttttgtttattcgttaaAAAGTCGATTACTTTTGTTGCGATGGTGTCGTACGACTTGGCAAACAGGGAATCGGGAAATTTCAAGCAAACGGGCGTTCCGGCATCGCAGCATTGCATTACGTCTTTTTCGATCGGTATTCTGGCTAGCACTTCCACCGAAAGCTCCTGTACATATTTTTCGATAAGATTGTCCGCTAGTTCAATCCGATTGTCACATTTATCACAAACGACATGGCTCATGTTTTCAACCAGTCCCACCAGTGGTACCTTAAGCGTGCGATACATTTCAGCACCCTTCTTGGTTATATCTAGCGCTGCCGCTTGTGGAGAGCTTACTAGCACCACCCCATCGATGGGAACGTTCTGGCTGAGCGAAAGATGGACATCTCCTGTGCCGGGTGGTGTATCGACGACAAGGATATCCAACGGGCCCCAAGCTGCCCCTTTTAAGAGTCGCTGAATGGCGGACATCACCAGTGGACCACGCCAAACCACGGGCCCAGATTCGACCAGCAGGCCCATCGATAAACTGAAACGATATTGTTTGTCTCATAACTCATTTCGAGTCTCATGCTATAGCGTTCAATATTTTACCATTTCACACCAAAGTTGACCAATGGAACCATCATATTCCGCTCGTCCACCAACGGGGCCTCGCTGAGGTTCATCATTCTAGGCACGGATGGGCCGAAAATGTCTCCATCCAGCAGGCCCACCGTTTTACCGTATTTTGCCAGTGTAACCGCCAAGTTTACTGCCGTGGTTGTTTTACCTACGCCGCCCTTCCCGGACGATACAACTACAATGTGCTGTACGCCAGGTAAAGCCAACCGTTTAGGCAAACTTCTGGCCATAAGTTCGGCCTgtctttggtttggttttgaacATAAATTCCTAACGATCGACACTCCATAATGTCTACTATGTAATCCTAATCGCATCATTTGTGCGGCACTTTCAAAAACCATCGATCtttattttggaaaacaccGGTAGTTTCGTAATGTTTGACAAATCGATccggtttgtttacattccagtttgtttgaatgatcCATAATAAACGATCATTTCGGAATATATGAGTCAAATAGATTTTTACATGTTAATTATTCCTAGAAAAATCGTGGATTATTATAAATTAATATGGCTgaaaaaactaaatcaaatTCGTATTCTTTTGAGTTAGTTACCGCATTACAGGTGTTACATGGTGTTACGACGAAATCGCACAATAATTTGTCAAATTCCATACAAAGTGATGGGATAACAAATCGTGATTCAATAAAAGTCCGCTCTCAGATCTGAATCTTCTAATCCGAGTCCTAATACGTAATATCACGCGTGCACCAAAATGAAATATCAATGGAATATAATTCACCGTAGCAAACGACGGAGATATGTGAATCGCGCGAAAAAACCAATCTTTGTCCAATTCATCTAtctcttcttggcgtaacgaccgtcttggtcatgcccgttaagggcttacaaacctttttccctttgcgtGCGtgaatagtcagtcctctcgtacaggtgAGGATTCGGtctcgattgggattcgaacccacgccgtcgaggtagTCCAGTGTTTGATTCGAAAAAACTGCTGTCAATCACGTTTTCTGTACATCGACTCGTTAcatgactaattcgactcaactCGTGTTTGGGTCGAGTCACATTAAATTCAAATAGATTCGAGATTCAAGTCTGAATCGAaacaaatcgagtcccaaacaaatcaaatcagaaTCAAATCCCCAATGAATCAAACATGATCCGAGACTGTTAAATGGGATTCAATCTTTATATTCCTCAAAGAGGGGCGAGTCTTCTGGTCTTCCGAATCCCCATCTGCTGCAACTTTCAAAAACGTCAGTGTTCTTCGAAGTTTCGGTGCGGAAAGTTGTGTCGGTCGGTTCGTGTCGTGCAAAGAGTTGAGGGCGTTGATCGGGTCTGGTCGAATTAATTTCCCTATTTCCTCTGTGTGAAGCGACTGCTGTATCAGCGAGCGCAGGAAAACGGTGAAAACAATGGTGGTTCTAGTGTAGTGTCTTACTGCTCAGGAATAGTTCGATCTTCTTCGCGTCTTCGCCTGCTCCGCTCCGGTCGTCAGTCGGTGTTGGTGAAACGATGCACACCTGATTTGCACTTCAGCAGTTCAGAAAACCGTCGAAGACACATATCCGCGGAACGCGCGAGCATCAATTTGTCCACAATCATCACGACCAGCGGGTGAAAATTAGTTCCTCCTCGGGCCCGGCACGGTTTTTTTCGGTGAGAGTCTGTCTGCATTTTTGTTGTCACTTATCTGTGTAAAGTGTGCGTGCAGTTTTTTGTTCCCTTTAGTGTAGTGGCCAACCGGAAAGTGGTAAAAAGTTTGCTTTGCTCGAAAGCAGCATCTACATCCGCGCCGCCTTGTTCTGCTTCGTCCGGCGCAATTTTACCCCAACAGGGCGGAGTTAATTATCAGTaaagttttttcccccccctgCCTTCTGTACAAACCGTGCGGGTGTGTTCAATCAAGTGTTTCGGCCAAACCGTTACTATTACCGTACGGTAGTGAGCCAGCAACCGTGTGTGCATTTGTTGCTGGCCAGGCGCCACTGGAAGAGACATCGGCGTTGCATTATTAATTATCCCGTGCACTTGTGCCCATTTCATTTGCAAGGTAAGACAACAGCAAAATAGCGTTCAACGTTTTGGGAAAGGATACaccgtattttttttgtagccCGCTCGCATCGGCCCCTTTGTGAGGTGGCTCAGCTAGATTACCTTTATGGCgatgtgaaaaagaaaaaggaaaagcttcCTTGCTCCCCTTCAACTCCcggtaaaaatggaaaagaaaaacccattttgttgtgtgtttaaGCAGGCGCTGGTTTACCCGTATGTTTGTGTGGGTGCACCCGCGAGTCGATGTGTTGTATGATGCGGcccaaaaagaaaagctaaaCCGCGTCCGGTTGgcaaatgcaacataaatgaggaaaaggaaatcgtAGCCTCCTGTGTGTGGCGGAAGATGGGatgaaatcgaaaagaaaagcaattcTTGTGTTTACCCAAAGGATAGCGCCAGAGGGGGTGTGGGAGAGCAAACAAAATGTACgatgggaatggaaaaaaaggtggaatGTGCGCG
Coding sequences within:
- the LOC131262189 gene encoding iron-sulfur protein NUBPL; protein product: MVFESAAQMMRLGLHSRHYGVSIVRNLCSKPNQRQAELMARSLPKRLALPGVQHIVVVSSGKGGVGKTTTAVNLAVTLAKYGKTVGLLDGDIFGPSVPRMMNLSEAPLVDERNMMVPLVNFGVKCLSMGLLVESGPVVWRGPLVMSAIQRLLKGAAWGPLDILVVDTPPGTGDVHLSLSQNVPIDGVVLVSSPQAAALDITKKGAEMYRTLKVPLVGLVENMSHVVCDKCDNRIELADNLIEKYVQELSVEVLARIPIEKDVMQCCDAGTPVCLKFPDSLFAKSYDTIATKVIDFLTNKQKLS
- the LOC131262611 gene encoding deoxynucleotidyltransferase terminal-interacting protein 2, with amino-acid sequence MDFFVVDTVGDTANSGHFNIPKLPKLPKPYVSVFDGTVPATAVEEVKKEELSDGNDDDDDDDDFGGLPPPGESIAKILSTPVDDMSSIVDYKKHALNVRTFRADKRASKSTGRSTHQGITQKNELNQTDVNAEMKNAVLTASIEKKDSIARLGMSEAARQKLNRAERQKTKGREWFNMAAPEVTPEMKNELDLIRMRSVLDPKKVYGRVEKRSTPKYFEIGTVLESPLDHFNERGTKKANKQSLVDELMADAEFQKFNKRKYAEALEKRKKKAYHKAVLKMKKDKKKRK
- the LOC131266732 gene encoding adenosylhomocysteinase-like, whose protein sequence is MSKPQYKVADISLAEFGRKEIILAENEMPGLMACRTKYGPLKILKGARIAGCLHMTIQTAVLIETLLELGAEVQWSSCNIFSTQDHAAAAMAKAGVPVYAWKGETDEEYMWCIRQTLIFPDGKPLNMILDDGGDLTNLVHAEHPELLKEIRGLSEETTTGVHNLYKMFREGRLGMPAINVNDSVTKSKFDNLYGCRESLLDGIKRATDVMIAGKVCVVAGYGDVGKGCAQALRGSGGRVLVTEIDPINALQAAMEGFEVTTMEEASKEAQIFVTTTGCTDIIMGEHFLNMKDDSIVCNIGHFDCEVNVAWLEQNAKEKVNIKPQVDRYLLPSGNHVILLAEGRLVNLGCAMGHPSFVMSNSFTNQVLAQIELWTNREKYEIGVHVLPKKLDEEVAALHLEKLGVKLTKLTPKQSEYLNLPAEGPYKPEHYRY